Proteins from a single region of Desulfobacter postgatei 2ac9:
- the holA gene encoding DNA polymerase III subunit delta has translation MAPVKNLVTYKSLAGSLDALSKADTLKTVLICGESFLVRKALDTLVPILLKGESKQFGFDLLDGKTTPVGEIAEQAGTFSFLGTRKVIAVKDAPLFVLKASAGEISYSDKDLQVLIRLVEEGIPDNHVLVFTTGTPDRRKKIYKLILEHGLVVDCSVATGARKADIEEQQAVLQDISRQMLLKTGKQMAPDAFAALVDQTGFNPELFANAIEKLLTYTGGGNRISVADVGAVVHKDKKDPIFTLTNAVMDRDVSTALTVLSGLLSDGFHPLQILKTFENQIRRLLAIKCFTTSLNTGRAGGSSLKYMQFNAFKQMLLPAMMDWDSNALKADEEKMGLFMVGNDKDETRSGKLPVNDLLLAPNPKNAYPIFQNFLKSENFALEELTCALSTLADLDYRIKSSGGDTVTGLENFIMVLCRRPGK, from the coding sequence ATGGCACCCGTTAAGAACCTGGTCACATACAAGTCCCTTGCAGGCTCTCTTGATGCTTTATCAAAGGCTGATACACTTAAAACCGTGCTCATTTGCGGGGAATCCTTTCTGGTACGCAAGGCGTTGGATACCCTTGTTCCGATACTGCTTAAAGGGGAGTCAAAACAGTTCGGCTTTGATCTCCTGGACGGGAAAACAACACCCGTGGGAGAGATTGCCGAACAGGCCGGTACGTTTTCTTTTCTTGGAACCAGAAAAGTCATTGCGGTAAAAGATGCCCCGCTTTTTGTATTAAAAGCGTCCGCCGGTGAGATCAGCTACAGTGATAAGGATCTTCAAGTTTTGATCCGTCTTGTTGAAGAGGGCATCCCTGACAATCATGTGCTCGTCTTTACCACGGGTACACCGGATCGCAGAAAAAAGATATACAAGCTTATCCTTGAACACGGGTTGGTGGTGGACTGCAGTGTTGCCACGGGCGCAAGAAAGGCGGACATTGAAGAACAGCAGGCCGTGCTGCAGGATATCAGCCGCCAGATGCTGTTAAAAACAGGAAAGCAGATGGCCCCGGATGCCTTTGCAGCCCTTGTGGACCAGACAGGATTTAATCCGGAGTTGTTTGCAAATGCAATTGAAAAACTTCTGACATATACCGGGGGCGGAAACCGGATTTCAGTGGCTGATGTTGGGGCTGTGGTACACAAGGATAAAAAAGACCCCATATTTACCCTGACCAATGCGGTGATGGACCGGGATGTCTCTACAGCACTTACCGTATTATCGGGCTTATTGTCGGACGGGTTTCATCCGCTACAGATTTTAAAAACTTTTGAAAACCAGATCAGAAGACTTTTAGCCATCAAATGTTTTACAACAAGTCTGAATACGGGCAGGGCAGGGGGCTCTTCTTTAAAATATATGCAGTTCAATGCGTTCAAGCAGATGCTTTTGCCTGCAATGATGGATTGGGATTCAAACGCACTGAAGGCGGATGAAGAAAAGATGGGCCTTTTTATGGTTGGGAACGATAAAGATGAGACCCGTTCCGGCAAGCTGCCGGTCAATGATCTTTTGCTGGCGCCCAATCCAAAAAATGCCTATCCTATATTTCAGAATTTTTTAAAGTCTGAGAACTTTGCCCTGGAAGAACTGACATGCGCATTGTCTACACTTGCCGATCTTGATTATCGTATTAAATCCTCCGGGGGGGATACTGTTACAGGACTTGAGAATTTTATTATGGTCCTGTGCCGCAGGCCTGGCAAATAA
- the pyk gene encoding pyruvate kinase — MKRRKTKIVATISNLNCSVEFIETLYRAGMNVVRLNTAHMSHDDARQVIENTRKVSDKIGILLDTKGPEIRTCDAKEPLSVVSGDYIRIKGEPGGVSKADVICVSYSHFVDDVPVGSSILIDDGCIALKVKEKADGYLNCFVENDGVIYPRKSVNIPSVHVKLPALSEKDRGFIAFAADQDLDFIAHSFVRNKDDVLAVQNILDEKKSSIKIIAKIENAQGVDNLLEILEHAYGVMVARGDLAVEIPTEKIPLIQKDIVQTCIERRRPVIVATQMLHSMIHSPRPTRAEVSDVANACLDHTDALMLSGETANGKYPEQAVLTMARIAREVEEKRSSFVDVPYSSKDKLTDYLAKAAVKSSLRLNTRGIVADSLSGKTILALAAYRGDSPIFAQVYDKKVMRMLSLSFGVFSEYIPLGASPRESVRGSICRLIEDQNFKDDDRIIVLSGSFGPELGASFIEISNAKNFSTQCALIQK; from the coding sequence TTGAAAAGGCGTAAAACCAAAATTGTAGCGACCATATCCAACCTGAACTGTTCAGTGGAATTCATTGAAACTCTTTATAGGGCCGGAATGAACGTGGTGCGTTTGAATACGGCTCATATGAGTCATGATGATGCCAGGCAAGTTATTGAAAATACTCGCAAGGTGTCGGACAAGATCGGTATTCTTTTAGATACCAAAGGCCCTGAGATCAGAACCTGTGACGCCAAAGAGCCTTTGTCCGTTGTCTCCGGGGATTATATCCGGATCAAAGGAGAGCCTGGCGGAGTTTCGAAAGCGGATGTGATCTGTGTATCCTATTCGCATTTTGTCGATGATGTGCCGGTTGGTTCTTCCATTCTCATTGATGACGGATGTATTGCATTGAAAGTGAAAGAGAAGGCGGACGGCTATCTCAACTGTTTCGTGGAGAATGACGGGGTAATTTACCCCAGAAAAAGTGTCAATATTCCATCGGTTCATGTTAAATTGCCGGCTTTAAGCGAAAAAGATAGGGGGTTTATTGCATTTGCCGCAGACCAGGATCTTGACTTTATTGCCCACTCCTTTGTTCGCAACAAAGATGATGTTCTGGCCGTTCAAAATATTCTTGATGAGAAAAAATCTTCAATCAAAATCATTGCCAAAATTGAGAATGCCCAAGGGGTGGACAATCTTCTGGAAATTCTGGAACATGCCTATGGGGTGATGGTGGCCAGGGGTGATTTAGCCGTGGAAATTCCAACTGAAAAAATTCCCTTGATTCAAAAAGATATTGTTCAAACCTGTATAGAACGTAGACGCCCTGTTATTGTGGCCACCCAGATGCTGCATTCCATGATTCATTCGCCACGGCCCACAAGGGCCGAAGTCTCTGATGTGGCCAATGCCTGCCTGGATCATACTGACGCGTTGATGCTCTCCGGTGAGACGGCCAATGGTAAATATCCTGAACAAGCAGTGCTGACCATGGCCAGGATTGCCCGGGAGGTGGAGGAAAAAAGAAGCTCATTCGTTGATGTCCCCTATTCAAGTAAAGACAAACTGACAGACTATCTTGCCAAGGCGGCAGTAAAATCTTCCCTGCGGTTGAATACCAGAGGAATTGTAGCGGATTCTCTTTCCGGAAAAACTATTTTGGCCCTGGCCGCCTACCGGGGGGACAGCCCGATTTTCGCCCAGGTTTACGATAAAAAAGTGATGCGCATGCTCTCTTTGTCCTTTGGGGTATTCTCCGAGTACATACCTCTGGGGGCAAGTCCAAGGGAATCAGTTAGAGGTTCCATCTGTCGTTTAATTGAAGACCAAAATTTTAAAGATGA